A single region of the Vicia villosa cultivar HV-30 ecotype Madison, WI linkage group LG4, Vvil1.0, whole genome shotgun sequence genome encodes:
- the LOC131596673 gene encoding gibberellin-regulated protein 1-like: MAFSKLLVASLLASLLLLHLVDAADQSEHAKTQGSLLQKIDCNGSCVARCRLSSRPRLCQRACGTCCRKCNCVPPGTAGNQEKCPCYASLTPRGGKRKCP; the protein is encoded by the exons ATGGCTTTCTCTAAGCTTCTAGTTGCTTCACTTCTTGCATCACTTCTCCTTCTCCATCTTGTTGATGCAGCAGATCAATCG GAACATGCAAAAACACAAGGCTCTCTTCTTCAGAAAATAG ATTGTAATGGATCGTGTGTTGCACGGTGCCGTTTATCATCTCGACCAAGATTGTGTCAAAGAGCATGTGGGACATGTTGTAGAAAATGTAACTGCGTGCCACCTGGTACTGCTGGAAACCAAGAAAAGTGTCCATGTTATGCCAGCTTGACTCCTCGTGGTGGCAAACGCAAATGCCCATAG